A window of the Capricornis sumatraensis isolate serow.1 chromosome 9, serow.2, whole genome shotgun sequence genome harbors these coding sequences:
- the GIPC1 gene encoding PDZ domain-containing protein GIPC1, translating into MPLGLGRRKKAPPLVENEEAEPGRGGLGVDEPGPLGGGGAGGPQMGLPPPPPALRPRLVFHTQLAHGSPTGRIEGFTNVKELYGKIAEAFRLPAAEVMFCTLNTHKVDMDKLLGGQIGLEDFIFAHIKGQRKEVEVFKSEEALGLTITDNGAGYAFIKRIKEGSVIDHIQLISVGDMIEAINGQSLLGCRHYEVARLLKELPRGRTFTLKLTEPRKAFDMISVRSGGGRPGSGPQLGTGRGTLRLRSRGPATVEDLPSAFEEKAIEKVDDLLESYMGIRDTELAATMVELGKDKRNPDELAEALDERLGDFAFPDEFVFDVWGAIGDAKVGRY; encoded by the exons ATGCCACTAGGACTGGGGCGGCGGAAAAAGGCGCCACCTCTGGTGGAAAATGAGGAGGCTGAGCCAGGCCGTGGTGGGCTGGGCGTGGACGAGCCGGGGCCCCTGGgcggaggtggggcggggggccccCAAATGGgcttgcccccccctccccccgccctgcGGCCCCGCCTCGTGTTCCACACCCAGCTGGCCCATGGCAGTCCCACTGGCCGCATCGAGGGATTCACCAACGTCAAGGAGCTGTATGGCAAGATTGCCGAGGCCTTCCGACTGCCAGCTGCCGAG GTGATGTTCTGCACCCTCAACACCCACAAAGTGGACATGGACAAGCTCCTGGGGGGGCAGATCGGGCTGGAGGACTTCATCTTTGCCCACATCAAGGGGCAGCGCAAGGAAGTGGAGGTGTTCAAGTCAGAGGAGGCGTTGGGGCTTACCATCACAGACAATGGGGCTGGCTATGCCTTCATCAAG CGCATTAAGGAGGGCAGTGTGATTGACCACATCCAGCTCATCAGTGTGGGTGACATGATCGAGGCAATCAATGgacagagcctgctgggctgccggcACTACGAGGTGGCCCGGCTGCTCAAGGAGCTACCCCGAGGCCGCACCTTCACACTGAAGCTCACAGAGCCTCGAAAAGCCTTTG ACATGATCAGCGTGCGTTCAGGGGGTGGCCGCCCTGGCTCCGGTCCCCAGCTGGGTACCGGCCGAGGGACCCTCCGGCTCCGATCCCGGGGTCCAGCCACAGTAGAGGATCTG CCTTCAGCCTTTGAGGAGAAGGCCATTGAGAAGGTGGATGACCTGTTGGAGAGTTACATGGGCATCAGGGACACAGAGTTGG CGGCCACCATGGTGGAGCTTGGAAAGGACAAAAGGAACCCGGACGAGCTGGCTGAGGCCCTGGATGAACGGCTGGGTGACTTCGCCTTCCCGGATGAGTTTGTCTTTGACGTCTGGGGGGCCATCGGGGACGCCAAGGTTGGCCGCTACTAG
- the PTGER1 gene encoding prostaglandin E2 receptor EP1 subtype: MSPCGPLNLSLAGEATTCTAPGAPNTSAGPPLGLAGASPALPIFSMTLGAVSNVLALGLLAQAAGRLRRRRSAATFLLFVASLLATDLAGHVIPGALVLRLYAAGRAPAGGACHFLGGCMVFFGLCPLLLGCGMAVERWVGVTRPLLHAARVSVARARLALAALAAVALAVALLPLARVGRYELQYPGTWCFIGLGPGGGWRQALLAGLFAGLGLASLLAALLCNTLSGLALLRARWRRRRSRRQFPAGGGPDSRRHWGGRGPRSASASSASSVASASAAPGGSPGRGSSRRARAHDVEMVGQLVGIMVVSCICWSPLLVVVVLAVAGWGSSSLQRPLFLAVRLASWNQILDPWVYILLRQAVLRQLLRLLPSRAGSKGSHGGLGLTRSTWEASSLRSSRHSGLSSF, from the exons ATGAGCCCCTGCGGGCCCCTCAACCTGAGCCTGGCGGGTGAGGCGACCACGTGCACGGCACCCGGGGCCCCCAACACGTCCGCCGGACCACCGTTGGGCCTGGCGGGCGCATCGCCCGCGCTGCCCATCTTCTCCATGACGCTGGGCGCTGTGTCCAACGTGCTGGCACTGGGGCTTCTGGCGCAGGCCGCGGGCCGCCTGCGGCGCCGTCGCTCAGCAGCCACTTTCCTGCTGTTCGTCGCCAGCCTGCTGGCCACCGACCTGGCGGGCCACGTGATCCCCGGGGCGCTGGTGCTGCGCCTGTACGCGGCGGGGCGCGCCCCAGCCGGCGGCGCCTGCCACTTCCTGGGCGGCTGCATGGTCTTCTTCGGCCTGTGCCCGCTGCTGCTGGGCTGCGGCATGGCCGTGGAGCGCTGGGTGGGCGTCACGCGGCCGCTGTTGCACGCAGCCCGCGTCTCGGTGGCCCGTGCGCGGCTGGCTCTGGCAGCGCTGGCCGCCGTGGCCTTGGCCGTGGCTCTGCTGCCACTGGCGCGCGTAGGCCGCTATGAGCTGCAGTACCCCGGCACGTGGTGCTTCATCGGGCTGGGCCCGGGGGGAGGCTGGCGCCAGGCGCTGCTCGCCGGCCTCTTCGCGGGCCTTGGCTTGGCTTCGTTGCTCGCCGCGCTCCTGTGCAACACGCTCAGCGGCCTGGCCCTGCTGCGCGCCCGTTGGCGGCGCCGCCGCTCTCGACGGCAGTTCCCAGCCGGAGGAGGCCCCGACAGCCGCCGTCACTGGGGAGGGCGTGGACCCCGCTCGGCCTCCGCTTCGTCCGCCTCGTCCGTTGCTTCGGCCTCCGCCGCCCCGGGCGGCTCTCCGGGCCGTGGCTCCTCGCGCAGAGCCCGCGCACACGACGTGGAGATGGTGGGCCAGCTCGTAGGCATCATGGTGGTGTCGTGTATCTGCTGGAGTCCCTTGCTG gtggtggtggtgctggctgTCGCAGGCTGGGGTTCCAGCTCCCTGCAGCGGCCGCTGTTTTTGGCCGTGCGCCTCGCCTCGTGGAACCAGATTCTGGACCCCTGGGTGTACATCTTGCTGCGCCAAGCAGTGCTTCGCCAACTGCTTCGCCTGCTGCcttcaagggcaggctccaaggGCAGCCATGGAGGGCTGGGCCTAACCAGGAGCACTTGGGAGGCCAGCTCGCTGCGCAGTTCTCGGCACAGTGGCCTCAGTTCCTTTTAG